One window from the genome of Pedobacter schmidteae encodes:
- a CDS encoding response regulator transcription factor, which yields MKVLIVEDEKTLAYEMEDFLKKAFYICDLAHNIKSGLEKMEMNSYDFILLDLGLPDGDGLTLLPQAKKYNPDAAYIILTARGNLEDRIAGLDLGADDYLPKPFSLLELQSRMQAIARRKFNVKEELLPLGDFKLDLQKRFVFFNENQIELSRKEFDLLSYLFLHSNRVLTRMQLSEHIWGTFADDDYDSNYIDAHIKNIRKKLNAWAPADFLETVRGVGYRIKK from the coding sequence ATGAAAGTTCTGATTGTTGAAGATGAAAAAACCCTGGCCTATGAAATGGAAGATTTCCTGAAAAAGGCATTTTATATATGCGATCTGGCACATAATATCAAGAGCGGACTGGAGAAAATGGAGATGAACAGCTACGATTTCATCTTGCTGGACCTGGGTTTACCCGACGGAGATGGGCTAACCTTATTGCCTCAGGCAAAAAAATATAATCCTGATGCTGCCTATATCATCCTTACAGCAAGGGGAAACCTGGAAGACCGCATTGCGGGGCTCGACCTGGGGGCCGATGACTACTTACCAAAGCCTTTCTCACTCCTCGAACTTCAATCCCGCATGCAGGCGATTGCCCGTCGTAAGTTTAATGTAAAGGAAGAGTTGTTGCCCCTGGGTGATTTTAAGCTCGACCTGCAAAAGCGTTTTGTGTTTTTTAATGAAAACCAAATTGAACTGTCGCGCAAGGAGTTTGACCTGCTCAGTTATCTTTTTTTACACAGCAACCGGGTATTAACGCGCATGCAGCTTAGCGAGCATATATGGGGCACTTTTGCCGACGATGATTATGATTCCAATTACATTGACGCGCACATAAAAAATATCAGGAAAAAATTGAATGCCTGGGCACCTGCCGATTTTTTAGAAACGGTACGTGGTGTGGGTTACAGAATAAAGAAATAA
- a CDS encoding DUF4397 domain-containing protein yields the protein MNFFNTTITRNFKIAALAILSGSALLIQSCSKDNTPVQEFAFINITNAAPTTGTFNIYVDQNKINTGGAVSFGGTTGYMQALPGTHNVKFTTASSTESLISKDITLEANTVSSLFLIGSGANLDYLKIKDELGSVTSAKAFVRFINLSPTAPTLNLAVKDGEAIITDKAYKASSAFIEIEPKAYVFALKDKTNGNTLSELASIELKAGKSYTVIATGLLTPGGTEQPFGGRVITNQ from the coding sequence ATGAACTTTTTTAACACCACCATTACCAGAAATTTTAAAATCGCCGCATTAGCCATTTTATCCGGCAGCGCATTACTGATCCAATCCTGTTCAAAAGACAATACACCGGTGCAGGAATTCGCTTTTATTAACATCACCAACGCCGCCCCAACTACCGGTACCTTCAATATTTATGTAGATCAAAACAAAATCAATACCGGTGGCGCAGTGTCTTTTGGCGGTACAACAGGTTATATGCAGGCATTACCTGGCACCCATAATGTTAAATTTACCACTGCCAGCAGTACTGAAAGCCTGATCAGCAAAGACATTACGCTGGAGGCCAATACCGTAAGCTCTCTGTTTTTAATTGGCTCAGGTGCTAACCTCGACTACCTTAAAATTAAAGATGAATTAGGGAGCGTAACATCAGCTAAGGCTTTTGTAAGGTTCATCAATCTGTCACCAACCGCACCTACGCTTAACCTTGCTGTAAAAGACGGCGAGGCTATCATAACAGATAAAGCTTATAAAGCCAGCAGTGCTTTTATCGAAATAGAGCCTAAAGCTTATGTATTTGCCCTTAAAGATAAAACAAACGGTAATACACTTAGCGAGCTGGCCAGTATTGAACTAAAAGCCGGCAAATCATATACCGTTATTGCAACAGGTTTACTTACACCTGGCGGCACAGAACAACCTTTTGGTGGCAGGGTAATTACCAACCAATAG
- the rpiB gene encoding ribose 5-phosphate isomerase B, with protein MKVIIGSDHAGFYYKNILVAALQQQGYEVIDLGTNTENPTDYPDHAADVARAIIAGRGEKGILICGSAVGVSIAANKFKGIRAGVCHDTYSAHQSVEHDDVNILCMGQRVIGIELARDIAFAFLSAVFSAEERHVKRLAKITALENKEL; from the coding sequence ATGAAGGTAATTATAGGTTCGGACCATGCCGGCTTTTATTATAAAAATATATTGGTTGCCGCTTTGCAGCAACAAGGTTATGAAGTGATAGACTTGGGAACAAATACGGAAAATCCTACCGATTATCCCGATCATGCTGCCGATGTTGCCCGGGCAATTATTGCCGGCCGGGGAGAAAAAGGAATATTGATTTGTGGAAGTGCTGTTGGTGTAAGTATTGCAGCCAATAAATTTAAGGGCATCAGGGCTGGTGTTTGCCATGATACTTATTCGGCACATCAGTCGGTAGAGCATGATGACGTAAATATCCTTTGCATGGGACAGCGGGTAATTGGCATTGAGCTGGCCAGGGATATCGCTTTTGCTTTTTTAAGCGCTGTTTTTTCCGCTGAGGAAAGGCATGTAAAAAGACTGGCCAAGATAACCGCATTGGAAAATAAGGAACTTTGA
- a CDS encoding c-type cytochrome, protein MKLYVYLFLACIVFTLYQCQTHKKSIEVAKGSIPDTTNSPVIPAGAAIKLMKVEPGFEVKLVAEEPLVTAPVALTFDAKGRIWAVEMVGYMPDVNGKGEDKPNGKIVILEDKNGDGLMDSRKVFLDSLVLPRAICLIDGGILVAESPNLWYYEIKDDKPGRRTLVDDKYADEGNVEHQPNGLLRAMDNWIYNAKSAKRYRKKGNQWLIENTHFRGQWGISQDDYGRLYYNDNSTNLMGDYFSPGFGASNPNQHSVEGYSERTVKDNRVYPARPTPGVNRGYMAGVLDDSLRLKNFTAACGPVIYRGDLFGPAYHSNAFVAEPSANLIKRDILTEKGYVVTGEQAYKGREFLASIDERFRPVSLYNGLDGALYIVDMYRGIIQHKTYVTPYLREKILSRKLTGPLGCGRIYKVVPKGKITSTVKMGTDVKSLVALLGHPNGQLRDMAQQLLIDLRQKEAIPLLREIMEGKGPSLQVMHAMWTLEGLSALRTNDVLALLQSADMVIKIQALSVLPALINGSSYKYYKEALVQLMKENNASIAPYIAFVASYLKPFDAGAAERLLMGLAKAYPNNRYVAAAVVSNLAYDEERFAVAIAQSLPDTNLVINKQLQLVINSIRSAQKNKDPQMMTREFPKGAALFASSCQTCHAADGNGISSLAPPLNKSEWVNGHKDKLISIVLYGLTGPVKVNGHVYESPEISADMPGIAHSDEISDDDVAQVLSFIRGSWQNNSGKVTIDEVERVRKKYKGREKAFTIEELNGK, encoded by the coding sequence ATGAAGCTATACGTATACCTCTTTTTAGCCTGTATTGTTTTTACCCTTTACCAATGTCAAACTCATAAAAAAAGTATTGAGGTAGCCAAAGGCAGCATTCCTGATACCACCAATTCGCCTGTTATACCCGCCGGCGCAGCCATAAAGCTGATGAAGGTAGAGCCTGGATTTGAAGTTAAACTGGTAGCCGAAGAACCCCTGGTTACGGCTCCCGTTGCGCTGACATTTGATGCCAAAGGTCGAATATGGGCGGTAGAAATGGTGGGGTACATGCCCGATGTAAATGGCAAAGGAGAAGATAAACCCAATGGAAAAATCGTAATTCTGGAGGATAAGAATGGCGATGGGTTAATGGACAGCCGAAAGGTTTTTCTGGACTCGCTGGTGCTGCCGCGGGCTATTTGCCTGATTGATGGCGGCATACTGGTGGCAGAATCGCCAAACCTGTGGTATTACGAAATTAAAGACGATAAGCCAGGGCGCAGAACATTGGTAGATGATAAATATGCCGATGAAGGCAATGTAGAGCATCAGCCAAATGGATTGTTAAGGGCTATGGACAACTGGATTTATAATGCTAAATCAGCCAAACGCTATCGTAAAAAAGGGAATCAATGGTTGATAGAAAATACGCACTTCAGAGGGCAGTGGGGGATTAGTCAGGATGATTATGGACGTTTGTATTACAACGACAACTCGACCAATCTGATGGGCGATTATTTTAGCCCTGGTTTTGGCGCTTCAAATCCCAATCAGCATAGCGTAGAGGGCTATTCTGAGCGGACAGTTAAAGACAATCGTGTTTATCCGGCCCGACCTACGCCGGGTGTAAACAGGGGATATATGGCAGGAGTGTTGGACGACAGTTTGCGCTTAAAGAATTTTACTGCGGCATGCGGACCGGTAATTTACCGGGGCGATCTGTTTGGCCCTGCATATCATTCTAATGCATTTGTTGCCGAACCTTCAGCCAATTTAATAAAAAGGGATATTTTGACCGAAAAAGGCTATGTGGTTACCGGCGAACAGGCGTACAAAGGCAGGGAATTTTTGGCGAGTATAGACGAACGTTTCCGTCCGGTTAGCTTGTACAATGGTTTAGATGGAGCTTTATATATAGTTGATATGTATAGAGGTATCATTCAGCATAAAACCTATGTAACGCCTTACCTCAGGGAGAAAATCCTGAGCAGAAAATTGACCGGACCTTTGGGGTGTGGCCGGATCTATAAAGTGGTTCCTAAAGGCAAAATAACAAGTACCGTAAAGATGGGCACAGATGTAAAAAGTCTGGTCGCCTTACTTGGACATCCAAACGGGCAATTGCGAGATATGGCACAGCAGCTGTTAATTGATTTGAGGCAGAAAGAGGCGATACCCCTGCTGAGAGAAATTATGGAAGGTAAGGGGCCGTCATTACAGGTTATGCATGCCATGTGGACACTGGAAGGGCTTTCGGCATTGCGTACCAACGATGTGCTGGCTTTACTTCAATCAGCCGATATGGTGATAAAAATACAGGCTTTAAGCGTGTTACCTGCTTTAATTAATGGCAGTTCGTATAAATACTATAAGGAAGCACTGGTGCAGCTGATGAAGGAAAATAATGCTTCAATTGCCCCATATATTGCTTTTGTAGCCAGCTATTTAAAACCATTTGATGCCGGGGCTGCCGAGCGCCTGTTGATGGGCCTGGCAAAGGCATACCCCAATAACCGGTATGTTGCTGCAGCGGTGGTGAGCAACCTGGCTTATGATGAAGAACGTTTTGCCGTCGCGATTGCACAGTCCTTGCCAGATACCAATTTGGTGATCAATAAACAGCTCCAGTTGGTCATTAACAGTATCAGAAGCGCACAAAAGAACAAAGACCCGCAAATGATGACGCGTGAATTTCCTAAAGGTGCGGCTTTATTTGCCTCCAGTTGCCAGACTTGCCATGCTGCCGATGGCAATGGCATTAGTTCGCTGGCGCCGCCTTTAAATAAATCAGAATGGGTTAATGGGCATAAAGATAAGTTGATTTCTATTGTGTTATATGGCTTAACGGGGCCCGTAAAGGTAAATGGACATGTATACGAGTCGCCCGAAATCTCGGCCGATATGCCGGGTATAGCGCATAGTGATGAAATATCTGACGATGATGTGGCGCAGGTACTGAGTTTTATCCGCGGATCATGGCAAAATAATTCGGGCAAGGTAACCATAGACGAAGTAGAAAGAGTGCGCAAAAAGTATAAAGGACGTGAAAAGGCTTTTACGATAGAAGAGCTAAACGGGAAATGA
- a CDS encoding heparin lyase I family protein — protein MKTKLMMAAVCGCFTLLLFSNCKKDSSAVADELNATNAPAATSVAKTNAIGILSLLWDGDANLGTSVFKVLNVDAPATLAAVNNATYGKIWRFTKEIGSNRCEVHAAQGFAAAEGDDIYLGWRSQLSMSSTGLTTNALFQWKAYGANMTQNFPIVIKTIGGDFKLMHTASGGANTYIWNSPVTLNNWNTFVLRIKVSRTATVGFMEFWFNGVKQTLLGGTQRYYGRTLDADYCDPKWGVYGASAELITNRVHGLKIASTYAEAAP, from the coding sequence ATGAAAACCAAATTGATGATGGCCGCAGTATGCGGTTGCTTTACCCTGCTTCTTTTTTCAAATTGTAAAAAAGACAGCAGCGCTGTAGCTGACGAGTTAAATGCTACAAATGCTCCGGCAGCAACGTCGGTCGCCAAAACCAATGCTATCGGTATCCTCTCGCTATTGTGGGATGGAGATGCCAACCTGGGGACAAGCGTTTTTAAAGTCTTAAATGTTGATGCACCCGCCACATTGGCTGCTGTAAACAATGCCACTTATGGTAAAATATGGAGGTTTACCAAAGAAATCGGGAGCAACCGATGTGAGGTGCATGCTGCTCAGGGCTTTGCGGCGGCCGAAGGGGACGATATTTATCTGGGCTGGCGCTCGCAGCTAAGTATGTCTTCTACAGGCTTAACCACCAATGCTTTGTTTCAATGGAAGGCCTATGGAGCCAATATGACGCAGAATTTTCCAATCGTGATCAAAACGATTGGTGGCGATTTTAAACTGATGCATACTGCATCAGGTGGTGCAAATACCTATATCTGGAATAGCCCGGTAACTTTAAACAACTGGAATACTTTTGTATTGAGAATAAAAGTTTCCCGCACGGCTACCGTTGGATTTATGGAATTCTGGTTCAACGGCGTGAAGCAGACTTTATTGGGCGGTACGCAAAGGTATTACGGCCGTACGCTTGATGCCGATTATTGCGACCCTAAATGGGGTGTATATGGTGCCAGCGCTGAGCTGATTACCAACCGGGTGCATGGATTGAAAATCGCATCTACTTATGCCGAAGCCGCTCCCTGA
- a CDS encoding outer membrane beta-barrel protein, whose product MKKHLLTAVAVMAALCGYAQTKGTSALGFGITSQNYKYETTNGSTVTKSENKYNSYSLSYGYFIQDNAKLGIELNYGDRNDDFVANVSGSKTKQYGASVNYQHYYPLIKKLYAYAGGAIGYGYSKSETGNNNSNDNRTDFYSAGVQGGLTWFVSKRFALETSLLSANATYAKSENTGTMGGNIGYKNTSSNFNLSSTGAISNLGFKVYILF is encoded by the coding sequence ATGAAAAAACATCTATTAACTGCTGTAGCAGTAATGGCTGCCCTATGCGGGTACGCCCAAACCAAAGGAACCAGTGCGCTGGGTTTCGGTATCACTTCACAAAATTACAAGTATGAAACTACTAATGGTTCTACGGTTACAAAGTCGGAGAATAAGTACAATAGCTATTCATTAAGCTATGGTTATTTCATACAAGACAATGCAAAACTTGGTATTGAGCTTAATTACGGAGATCGGAATGACGACTTTGTAGCTAATGTTTCGGGGAGCAAAACAAAGCAGTATGGCGCAAGTGTAAATTATCAACATTATTATCCGTTAATTAAAAAACTATATGCCTATGCAGGCGGCGCCATTGGCTATGGCTATTCGAAAAGTGAGACCGGGAATAACAATTCTAACGATAACAGGACTGATTTCTATTCTGCAGGTGTGCAAGGTGGTCTTACCTGGTTCGTATCCAAAAGATTTGCTTTAGAAACCAGCTTGTTGTCTGCCAATGCCACTTATGCCAAGTCAGAAAATACTGGAACCATGGGCGGTAATATAGGTTATAAGAATACCTCTTCTAATTTTAATCTAAGCAGTACAGGTGCCATTAGCAACCTGGGCTTTAAAGTATATATATTATTCTAA
- a CDS encoding PhoH family protein yields MSKVAKHPSAEKKIFVLDTSVILYDHNAFKNFQEHDVAIPIQVLEELDNMKNGNETRNAEARSFIRLMDNASGDKIMNKWIPFNGHKSGRFKVVMDNKPDQFDAEAIFGKGKFDHRILNAALSLKQEFPEKRVVLVSKDICLRLKAKSLELHAEDYETGKIKNVDALYTGKEVLTNIADDFFKALKTDGSVDATTLGIQDPQANHFCILKGKRKMANTWYNAASGTLSALARQTTFRISPRNDEQTFAMDALLNPAIKLLTIQGKAGTGKTLLAIASALEQRKDYRQIYVTRPIVALSNKDIGFLPGDVKSKIDPYMAPIWDNLRFIKEQYVDDPKTQARIDEFVSTEKIVITPLAYIRGRTLSKIFFIVDEAQNLTPHEIKTIISRAGEDTKIIFTGDIYQIDTPYLDAESNGLSYLIEHAKDHPLYAHITLDKGERSELANLANDLL; encoded by the coding sequence ATGAGTAAAGTAGCTAAACATCCCTCTGCAGAAAAAAAGATCTTCGTTCTCGATACCTCTGTCATTCTTTATGATCACAATGCCTTTAAAAACTTCCAGGAACATGATGTAGCTATCCCTATTCAGGTGCTGGAAGAGCTGGATAACATGAAAAACGGCAACGAAACCCGTAATGCCGAAGCGCGCAGCTTTATCAGGCTGATGGACAATGCCTCGGGCGATAAAATCATGAACAAATGGATTCCATTTAATGGGCATAAAAGTGGTCGTTTTAAAGTGGTGATGGACAACAAGCCTGATCAGTTTGATGCAGAAGCTATTTTTGGCAAGGGCAAGTTTGACCATCGGATATTAAATGCGGCATTGAGCCTGAAGCAGGAATTTCCGGAAAAGAGAGTGGTGCTGGTGTCTAAAGACATATGCCTGCGTTTAAAAGCCAAATCCCTGGAACTACACGCCGAAGATTATGAGACCGGTAAAATAAAAAATGTAGATGCGCTGTATACCGGAAAGGAAGTGTTGACGAACATTGCAGATGATTTTTTTAAAGCCCTTAAAACTGATGGAAGTGTGGATGCTACAACGCTGGGCATTCAGGATCCGCAAGCCAATCATTTCTGTATTTTAAAAGGTAAACGCAAAATGGCCAATACCTGGTACAATGCGGCTTCCGGCACGCTCTCGGCCCTGGCACGTCAAACCACGTTTCGTATTTCGCCACGCAATGATGAACAGACTTTTGCTATGGATGCGCTACTTAATCCTGCCATTAAACTGCTCACGATACAAGGTAAGGCCGGTACTGGAAAGACATTGCTGGCCATAGCCAGCGCATTGGAACAGCGTAAAGATTACCGGCAGATTTATGTAACCCGGCCAATAGTGGCCTTGAGCAATAAAGATATCGGCTTTTTGCCAGGCGATGTAAAGTCCAAAATAGATCCCTACATGGCGCCCATATGGGACAACCTTCGGTTTATCAAGGAACAGTATGTCGATGATCCAAAGACGCAAGCGAGGATTGATGAGTTTGTAAGTACCGAAAAGATCGTAATCACACCCCTGGCGTATATCAGAGGACGTACATTGAGCAAAATATTTTTCATTGTGGATGAAGCTCAGAACCTTACGCCACATGAAATCAAAACTATCATTTCGAGAGCTGGAGAGGATACAAAGATTATCTTTACCGGCGATATTTACCAAATCGATACTCCTTATCTGGATGCAGAAAGTAATGGACTGTCTTACCTGATAGAACATGCCAAAGACCATCCGCTATATGCGCATATTACGCTGGATAAGGGCGAAAGGAGTGAACTCGCCAATCTGGCCAACGACTTGCTCTAA